The following nucleotide sequence is from Candidatus Marinimicrobia bacterium CG08_land_8_20_14_0_20_45_22.
ATCCGATTATTTACGGATTGGCGCAGGACATCTATGTCGCCGAATCTTCCGAAAAAGGTGGCACGTGGTCGGGTGTCATCGATGGAATACGGAAAGGCAGAAAAATCTTTGTCCGAAATCCCGAACCGCACGAGAAAAACGCAAATGAACTCCTAATAAGGAAAGGTGCTATTCCAGTCAGCTTTTCTGGCGAAGTTCTCCCACCTAAAATATACCCTGATTCATTGAAACCCGACTTCCAACCGATTGCCGCTGAACCCACAACTACACCAGAAAACGAAAAACAGATTTCATTATTTTAAAAATCAGATAAGATTGAAAGGTTATCCAACATGACCACTATCGCCACCATCGTCGGCGCACGCCCACAGTTCATCAAATGCGCGCCGGTTTCCCGAGAAATCCGCAAACATTTCACCGAAATCCTGATCCACACCGGTCAGCATTACGATTATAACATGTCGCAGGCATTTTTCGATGAACTCGCCATCCCGGAGCCGGACTTAAACCTCGGTATCGGCAGCGGCAATCACGGCGAACAGACCGGCAGAATGCTGATCGAACTCGAAAAAGTTTTGCTGAATGTCAAACCCGATCTGGTTCTGGTTTATGGTGATACAAATTCCACGATGGCAGGCGCGCTCGTCGCCGCCAAACTGCAAATTCCGGTTGCGCATATCGAGGCCGGACTGCGCAGTTTCAATCGCCAAATGCCGGAAGAGATCAATCGCATCGTTACGGATTCGATCTCAAAATACCTGTTCGCACCGACTCAAACCGCCGTCAACCACCTGCTAAACGAAGGCTACCGCGACCAAATTCATCTTGTCGGCGACGTCATGTACGACGCATTTCTATATAACAGCCAGATCACCGGAAATGCTGATAAATTGGAGCAATTCGCTGTACAGCCGAAACAATATTATCTCGCCACCGTTCATCGCCCGCAAAACACTGACGATCCCGCCATCTTAAAAGCACTTATTAGTACTTTAACGAACTTAAACGGACTTACCATTTTTCCCATCCATCCCCGGACTCGTAAATTGCTAAAACAATTTGAGATAAAAGTGGATTTTGAAAACCTAAGATTCATCGAACCGGTCGGCTATCTGGATATGCTGGCTTTGGAAAAACATGCGCGATTGATCCTCACCGATTCCGGTGGCGTTCAGAAAGAGGCCTATTTCGCCGGCGTGCCGTGTCTCGTCCTGCGCCCGGAGACCGAATGGGTGGAACTCGTCGAGCAGGGCTGGGCGAAACTCATCCCGAACCTTCGGGACTTTCAGCGCATTCCGGCCGAGATCGAACGCTTCGCGGATTTCCACAGCGAATCGACGACGCTCTTCGGCGACGGCAACGCCAGCCGGAAAATTTCTCAGATTCTTAGTCAGAAGCAATAGGTTATTTCAAGGATTCGCTTGAAAGATTGGATATCACCCCTAAAATCAATTATATTAAAACATGAATATGCATCTAAGTAAAAAACAGATAGAAGAAATTCGTCATTCTTGCCGGAAGCTACAGGTTAAATCGCTATTTGCCTTTGGCTCTGTCGTCTCCGATACTTACCGACTCGACAGCGATATTGATATGCTGGTCGATTTCACAGTCCGGGATCCTTTGGAATACGCGGATCGTTATTTCACCTTAAAACAGCGGCTCGAACTGATTTTGAATCGACCGGTGGACTTACTCGAATCAAAAGCCTTGAAAAACCCGTTCTTACAGGCCGAAATCGACCGTTCAAAAGTATCTATTTATGGATGAATCGATAAAAATTTGGCTCGCTGACATACAGTCAGCGATTGGTGAAATAAAACAGTTCATACCACTAAAAAAGGATTTCACATGGTTTTGCAATGATTTAAAAACCATCAGGGCTGTCGAACGTAACCTCGAAATCATCGGCGAAGCAATTAATCGAATCGTACAAAAATCTCCCGGTATAAAACTAAAAAATACCCGCAAGATCGTAGATACGCGTAACCGAATTATCCACGGATATGATACGGTTTCAGACGAAATTCTCTGGGCAATTGTAATTCGTGATCTTCCAGAACTCGAAAAGGAAGTGAATGAATTGCTAGACATCTAATACTGATCGACCATTTTTAGCAACGGCTACGCCAGCCGGAAAATCGCGCAAGTCCTTAAGAATCCAGAACTTTCTTAAACTGGTTTAACCTAACTTACCCTACGAAACAATAGAGGAAAAATGAAAATAAAAATCTTCACTTCATTTTTACTGGTTATGGCGCATTTTCTGTTCGCCGTCGGTCA
It contains:
- a CDS encoding antitoxin encodes the protein MDESIKIWLADIQSAIGEIKQFIPLKKDFTWFCNDLKTIRAVERNLEIIGEAINRIVQKSPGIKLKNTRKIVDTRNRIIHGYDTVSDEILWAIVIRDLPELEKEVNELLDI
- a CDS encoding nucleotidyltransferase; amino-acid sequence: MHLSKKQIEEIRHSCRKLQVKSLFAFGSVVSDTYRLDSDIDMLVDFTVRDPLEYADRYFTLKQRLELILNRPVDLLESKALKNPFLQAEIDRSKVSIYG
- a CDS encoding UDP-N-acetylglucosamine 2-epimerase (non-hydrolyzing), producing the protein MTTIATIVGARPQFIKCAPVSREIRKHFTEILIHTGQHYDYNMSQAFFDELAIPEPDLNLGIGSGNHGEQTGRMLIELEKVLLNVKPDLVLVYGDTNSTMAGALVAAKLQIPVAHIEAGLRSFNRQMPEEINRIVTDSISKYLFAPTQTAVNHLLNEGYRDQIHLVGDVMYDAFLYNSQITGNADKLEQFAVQPKQYYLATVHRPQNTDDPAILKALISTLTNLNGLTIFPIHPRTRKLLKQFEIKVDFENLRFIEPVGYLDMLALEKHARLILTDSGGVQKEAYFAGVPCLVLRPETEWVELVEQGWAKLIPNLRDFQRIPAEIERFADFHSESTTLFGDGNASRKISQILSQKQ